In one Juglans regia cultivar Chandler chromosome 11, Walnut 2.0, whole genome shotgun sequence genomic region, the following are encoded:
- the LOC109014906 gene encoding short-chain dehydrogenase reductase 3b-like, translating into MSTKPRLEGKVAIITGAASGIGEEAVRLFAENGAFVVVADVQDELGNQVAASIGQDRVSYRHCDVRDEKQVEETVSYTLEKYGSLDVLFSNAGIIGPKTGILELDINGFDDTMATNVRGVAATIKHAARAMVGRNIRGSIICTTSVAASLGGAGPHAYTVSKHALVGLVRAACSELGASGIRVNCISPFGIATPLSCMAYNLQPDEVEANSCDAANLKGIVLKARHVAEAALFLASDESAYISGHNLSLDGGFTVVNQRFSAI; encoded by the exons ATGTCGACTAAGCCAAG GTTGGAGGGCAAGGTTGCAATCATCACAGGTGCAGCAAGTGGAATTGGCGAGGAGGCTGTCAGATTATTCGCCGAGAATGGTGCTTTTGTGGTTGTTGCTGATGTTCAAGACGAACTGGGTAATCAAGTTGCAGCATCAATAGGCCAAGACAGAGTGAGTTACCGCCATTGCGATGTAAGAGACGAGAAGCAAGTTGAGGAAACAGTGAGTTACACCTTGGAAAAATATGGCAGCCTGGATGTTTTGTTCAGTAACGCTGGAATTATAGGCCCTAAAACTGGCATCCTGGAGCTTGACATCAATGGCTTCGACGACACCATGGCCACAAACGTTCGTGGGGTGGCTGCAACAATCAAACACGCAGCTCGTGCCATGGTGGGCAGAAACATACGCGGATCCATCATATGCACTACGAGCGTGGCTGCCTCGCTCGGGGGAGCCGGCCCACATGCATATACAGTATCGAAACATGCCCTCGTTGGTCTTGTCCGGGCGGCCTGCAGCGAGCTTGGGGCTTCAGGGATCAGAGTCAACTGCATTTCCCCGTTTGGAATTGCAACACCTCTTTCGTGTATGGCTTACAATCTGCAGCCGGATGAGGTAGAAGCCAACAGCTGTGATGCAGCCAACTTGAAGGGCATTGTTTTGAAGGCAAGGCACGTTGCTGAGGCTGCTTTGTTTCTTGCTTCTGATGAATCTGCTTACATCAGTGGCCACAACTTGAGCTTGGATGGAGGATTCACTGTGGTTAATCAACGTTTTTCAGCGATCTAA